One Plectropomus leopardus isolate mb unplaced genomic scaffold, YSFRI_Pleo_2.0 unplaced_scaffold26788, whole genome shotgun sequence genomic window, TGACTTATGGAGAAGGGCTgggattaaatacatttttacttcttCTCACAACTATTtgaatcatgttttttcttttgctttatcgTCGTCtgtaaatatcatgtttttctgtctgtctgctgttgtaTAATAATTAATTACTGTGAATGCATTTTTCCCAACAcaaactttttgtcttttttttctctgatccGACCAGGGCCAGCTGTTCGAGTCCTTCAACATGGCGGCGCTGTGGAAGCTGCCGTGCATCTTCATCTGCGAGAACAACAAGTACGGCATGGGGACGTCTGTGGAGAGAGCGTCGGCCAGCACCGACTACTACAAGAGAGGAGACTTCATCCCGGGAatcagagtgagacacagacGCAGCGCAgacactgagctgcagcaggGTTCATGTCGGGGTCCTGGGCGGTAGCTGCAGTGTGTCTGTTGGCCGTACGCTGCAGCTGGCCCGCACGGACCGAGACTATAACGGGACGAGACCGACGGTCCGTCCTGGCAGTTGCAGGTGTGAGCATCCATACAGCTGTCTGATGCTCATGTATGATACTGCACACACAGCTCAAGTAAAAGTAACTGAGCGTTTAAAACTTCATTAAAGTAGGAAAAGTAAAAGTGTTCATGCTGCAGTCAAATGTTTTCCTCTTCTGTCTGATGCTTTAggattaatatttatttgtatgtttgtatttttctgctggAGATGTCTCcagttgtgcttattttatctattttatatcCTTTTGGGAAGTTTAATCTAAAGCAGTCAACTTCCAAATCTGGCCCTTTATAGGGATATACTTTTGGTATCCAGAGGGAGCCAGAGGGCATAAAACAGCGTCAAAATAGAgcctgtttttacaaaaaaatgtgagaaatttcctaaaaccttagaaatgtcctaaaatcccagagacatcctaaaatccttcagATGTCCTataatcccagaaatgtcctaaaatctcagagaCATCCTATAATTCCAGAAACGGTGACTTCATCATTTAGATTAAGAAATGAGGTTTTTCTTAACATGAATACTGTGAATTTCTCGTGAAGGCGTATAGAGACGCTTTAACCTCTGCTTGTTTGGACCTGTTTGTCTCGTAGGTGGACGGGATGGACGTCCTGTGCGTCCGGGAGGCCACCAAGTTTGCTGCAGATCACTGCAGATCCGGGAAGGTGAGCTGAGCTGCTCTGTGAGGAGAAACAACATCAGAAGagaaaaatattctgaaatacaacaaactcTAAACTCATTGTGATGTGAGGGGTGTGTGCCATACTCAGTcatgtgtgtccttttttttttttttttccccagaatttaattggatttattttttaagtctaaaaaaaaaaaaaaaaaaaaaaaaaaaaaaaaaaaaaaaaattttttatttattatatatattatttgttttattctattttgaaGTTAATGATAGTTATTGTGTTCGTTATTCTGATTTGTCCAcagtttttaatctgtttaaatcaaaattatattgAAGTCCCATTTCccatttctgcagaaaaaaggAAACCTTTTGTAAATATAAGAGTCAGGGACACCTAAGTGATGATATAACATGGACGAGTTAAA contains:
- the LOC121937598 gene encoding pyruvate dehydrogenase E1 component subunit alpha, mitochondrial-like, whose amino-acid sequence is SDQGQLFESFNMAALWKLPCIFICENNKYGMGTSVERASASTDYYKRGDFIPGIRVDGMDVLCVREATKFAADHCRSGKGPIVMELQTYRYHGHSMSDPGVSYRTRDEIQEVRSKSDPITMLKERMLSNNMASVEEFKVSAQNIR